In the genome of Bradyrhizobium arachidis, one region contains:
- a CDS encoding conjugal transfer protein TraG: MSGTKILWGQVIVVGLIVLLAIWGATEWTAWRLAYQPELGRPWFELLGFKIYYPPIFFWWWFVYDAYAPQVFVEGAFIASSGTFVSIAVAIGMSVWRAREAKNVETYGSARWANAEEVRAAGLLGPDGVVLGKLDRDYLRHEGPEHVLCFAPTRSGKGVGLVVPSLLAWPGSAIVHDIKGENWQLTAGFRARHGRVLLFDPTNPKSSAYNPLLEVRRGEWEVRDVQNVADVLVDPEGSLDKRNHWEKTSHSLLVGAILHVLYAEVDKTLAGVAAFLSDPKRPIEATLKAMMTTAHLGEQGAHPVVASTARELLNKSENERSGVLSTAMSFLGLYRDPVVARVTCRCDWRIADLIADRRPTTLYLVVPPSDISRTKPLIRLVLNQIGRRLTEDLHARDRRHRVLMMLDEFPALGRLDFFESALAFMAGYGIKSFLIAQSLNQIEKAYGPNNAILDNCHIRVSFATNDERTAKRVSDALGTATEMRAMKNYAGHRLNPWLGHLMVSRQETARPLLTPGEVMQLPPMDEIVMVAGTAPIRAKKVRYYEDRRFTERVLSPPDPASAGRSPRTDGWSALGTLKPTGGPTNRAAEAEEDTANSGLRREPELPDHVAIVRETIESTPAEEFAVVLDDDEDAVRQSRLLRQQMRGVVRQVAMDPNDGMEL, from the coding sequence ATGTCCGGAACCAAAATCCTCTGGGGACAGGTGATCGTTGTCGGCCTGATCGTCTTGCTGGCCATCTGGGGAGCAACCGAGTGGACGGCCTGGCGACTTGCCTACCAGCCCGAGCTTGGCCGGCCCTGGTTCGAACTGTTGGGCTTCAAGATCTATTATCCGCCGATCTTCTTCTGGTGGTGGTTCGTCTACGATGCCTACGCGCCTCAGGTCTTTGTCGAGGGAGCCTTCATCGCGTCGTCGGGGACCTTTGTTTCGATCGCTGTGGCGATCGGCATGTCGGTCTGGCGGGCGCGCGAGGCCAAGAATGTCGAGACCTATGGGTCGGCGCGCTGGGCTAATGCGGAAGAGGTTCGAGCGGCCGGACTTCTCGGTCCGGATGGTGTGGTACTGGGCAAGCTCGATCGCGACTACCTCCGCCATGAGGGGCCGGAGCACGTGCTGTGTTTTGCTCCCACCCGGTCCGGCAAGGGCGTCGGACTCGTCGTTCCCTCGCTGCTGGCTTGGCCGGGTTCGGCCATCGTGCACGATATCAAGGGGGAGAACTGGCAACTGACCGCGGGTTTCCGCGCGCGGCATGGCCGTGTCCTGTTGTTCGACCCGACCAACCCGAAATCCTCGGCTTACAATCCGCTTCTCGAGGTCCGGCGCGGGGAATGGGAGGTTCGCGATGTGCAGAACGTCGCCGACGTCCTGGTCGACCCCGAAGGCTCTCTCGACAAGCGGAATCATTGGGAGAAGACCAGTCATTCGCTCCTGGTCGGCGCTATCCTCCATGTCCTCTATGCCGAGGTGGACAAGACCCTGGCCGGTGTCGCCGCCTTCCTGTCCGATCCGAAGCGGCCGATCGAGGCGACGCTGAAGGCAATGATGACCACCGCGCACCTTGGCGAGCAGGGCGCCCATCCCGTCGTCGCCTCGACTGCACGCGAACTCCTCAACAAATCGGAGAATGAGCGCTCTGGCGTCCTGTCCACCGCGATGTCGTTTCTCGGGCTCTACCGCGATCCCGTGGTGGCCCGGGTGACCTGCCGCTGCGACTGGCGGATTGCCGATCTGATCGCCGATCGCCGCCCGACGACGCTTTACCTCGTGGTGCCGCCCTCCGATATCTCGCGGACCAAGCCGTTGATCCGCCTGGTGCTGAACCAGATCGGCCGGCGCCTGACCGAAGATCTGCACGCCCGCGACCGCCGGCATCGTGTGCTGATGATGCTTGACGAGTTCCCAGCCCTTGGGCGGCTCGATTTCTTCGAGTCCGCGCTCGCCTTCATGGCTGGGTACGGCATCAAGAGTTTCCTGATCGCGCAGTCGCTCAATCAAATCGAAAAGGCCTACGGCCCTAACAACGCGATCCTGGACAACTGCCATATCCGCGTCAGTTTCGCGACCAACGACGAGCGGACAGCCAAGCGGGTGTCCGATGCACTCGGTACAGCGACTGAGATGAGGGCGATGAAGAACTACGCCGGGCACAGGTTAAATCCCTGGCTGGGGCACCTGATGGTCTCTCGGCAGGAGACGGCGAGGCCGCTGCTGACGCCAGGCGAGGTCATGCAGCTTCCGCCGATGGACGAGATCGTCATGGTGGCAGGGACGGCACCGATCCGGGCGAAGAAAGTCCGCTACTACGAAGATCGCCGGTTCACCGAGCGGGTTTTGTCACCGCCCGATCCGGCGAGCGCCGGCCGATCGCCGCGAACGGACGGATGGTCAGCGCTCGGAACGCTGAAGCCGACGGGAGGTCCAACTAACAGGGCCGCCGAGGCCGAGGAAGACACGGCGAACAGCGGCCTTCGTCGGGAGCCCGAACTCCCCGATCACGTCGCTATCGTCAGGGAAACAATCGAATCGACACCGGCAGAAGAATTTGCCGTCGTTCTTGACGACGATGAGGACGCGGTCCGCCAATCTCGACTGCTTCGTCAGCAGATGCGTGGCGTCGTCCGCCAGGTTGCCATGGACCCGAATGACGGTATGGAACTCTGA
- a CDS encoding IS110 family transposase has product MKLYVGLDVGLEETSVCIVDSEGLTIREVKVSTEPEAIRSAVEGYADRLDRVGVEASSLGIWLYRELQSAGLPIIVVEARHMRVSLSTMRNKTDRNDARGIAQMMRLGWYRAVHVKNIDMQKMRTLLTNRKLLKRKLIDLENHVRGALRAYGLLVGAVARGAFEARIRELIEHSDPIFVMSIQVMLDVRRALLEGYDRLHRVLLQVVQHDPVCRRLMTVPGVGPVVALSFKVGVDDPHRFARSRTVGAHFGLTPKRHQSGTSIDFEGRISKQGDISVREALCEAAASLLLRVRKWSALRAWGLRIAKRSSMLCAIAAVARKLAGILHRMWVSETDFHVGFGAKITQRLRLKPAQ; this is encoded by the coding sequence ATGAAACTGTACGTTGGATTGGACGTCGGCCTTGAAGAAACCAGCGTTTGCATCGTCGATAGCGAGGGTCTTACGATCCGCGAAGTTAAGGTCAGCACGGAGCCAGAGGCGATCCGCTCCGCTGTGGAGGGTTACGCGGATCGCCTCGATAGGGTCGGGGTCGAGGCGTCATCGCTGGGTATCTGGCTGTATCGCGAACTGCAGTCAGCCGGGCTTCCAATCATTGTCGTGGAGGCGCGCCACATGCGCGTTTCGCTATCGACAATGCGCAACAAAACCGACCGAAACGATGCGCGCGGCATCGCGCAAATGATGCGGTTGGGCTGGTACCGCGCCGTGCATGTCAAGAATATCGACATGCAAAAAATGCGCACGCTGCTGACGAACCGGAAGCTGCTCAAGCGCAAATTGATCGACCTCGAGAACCATGTTCGGGGCGCACTGCGGGCCTATGGATTGCTCGTCGGAGCGGTCGCGAGAGGTGCCTTTGAGGCCCGCATCCGCGAGCTGATCGAGCACAGCGACCCGATTTTTGTGATGTCGATCCAGGTCATGCTGGACGTGCGTCGCGCCCTCCTCGAAGGTTACGATCGGCTGCATCGTGTGCTCCTGCAGGTGGTCCAGCATGATCCTGTTTGCCGGCGTCTGATGACGGTTCCAGGCGTCGGTCCGGTCGTTGCCTTGTCATTCAAAGTCGGCGTTGATGACCCTCATCGCTTTGCCCGATCCCGCACGGTGGGCGCCCATTTTGGCCTGACGCCGAAGCGCCACCAGTCCGGGACGTCGATCGATTTTGAGGGGCGCATCAGCAAACAAGGCGATATCTCCGTGAGGGAGGCGCTGTGTGAAGCTGCCGCAAGTCTGCTGCTACGGGTCAGAAAATGGTCGGCATTGCGGGCGTGGGGCCTGCGAATTGCCAAGCGGTCGAGCATGCTGTGTGCGATAGCCGCGGTCGCGCGAAAGCTCGCGGGTATTCTCCACCGGATGTGGGTCAGCGAGACCGATTTCCACGTCGGATTCGGTGCCAAGATCACGCAACGGCTGCGCCTAAAGCCGGCGCAGTAG
- a CDS encoding IS110 family transposase, with protein sequence MDFYAGLDVSLEATNICVVDGDGKVVRETKLDTDPDAIELFLAEWSIHLKRVGLEAFSYSAWLFTALSEKGLPVICIETRHAKAALNAMLNKTDRNDAKGIAQMMRTGWFRAVHVKSEGAQTLRALLVRRKALLGKVLDMENMIRGLLRPFGLKVGEISVGRFDARVREIMAGKKELEAIVTPLLDARSAMRLQLAKLHRLALAAARSDSAVRRLMSVPGVGALVALTFRATVDDPARFKKSTNVGAHFGLTPRRYQSGQTDRIGGISKCGDELTRAMLYEAAVAILTRIPKNFKLRLWGLRLARKKGLKRAATAVARALAVLLHKIWVDGTTFRFGAGGKRGRVAAVM encoded by the coding sequence ATGGACTTTTATGCAGGGCTCGACGTGTCGCTGGAGGCGACGAATATTTGCGTGGTGGACGGCGACGGCAAGGTCGTCCGGGAGACGAAACTCGACACCGATCCGGACGCAATCGAGCTGTTCCTGGCGGAATGGAGCATCCACCTGAAGCGCGTCGGGCTGGAAGCCTTCTCGTACTCGGCCTGGCTGTTCACGGCGCTCAGTGAAAAGGGCCTGCCCGTGATCTGCATCGAGACCCGGCATGCCAAGGCGGCGCTGAACGCCATGCTGAACAAGACCGATCGCAACGACGCCAAAGGCATCGCCCAGATGATGCGGACCGGCTGGTTCCGTGCGGTCCATGTCAAATCGGAAGGCGCGCAGACGCTGCGCGCGCTGCTCGTGAGACGCAAGGCGCTGCTCGGCAAGGTGCTCGACATGGAGAACATGATCCGCGGCCTGTTGCGCCCGTTCGGCCTGAAAGTCGGCGAGATCTCGGTCGGCCGCTTTGACGCACGGGTGCGCGAGATCATGGCCGGGAAGAAGGAGCTGGAGGCGATCGTCACGCCATTGCTGGACGCTAGAAGCGCGATGCGGCTGCAGCTGGCAAAACTGCACCGCCTCGCCCTGGCGGCGGCGCGCAGCGACAGTGCGGTGCGGCGGTTGATGAGCGTGCCCGGTGTCGGCGCGCTCGTGGCGTTGACGTTCCGCGCCACCGTTGACGATCCGGCGCGATTCAAGAAGTCGACCAATGTCGGTGCGCATTTCGGCCTGACGCCGCGGCGCTACCAATCCGGACAGACCGACAGGATCGGCGGCATCTCCAAATGCGGCGACGAGCTGACACGGGCGATGCTGTACGAGGCGGCGGTCGCGATTCTCACCCGCATTCCGAAGAACTTCAAGCTGCGGCTGTGGGGCCTGCGGCTGGCCAGGAAGAAGGGTCTGAAGCGCGCGGCAACCGCCGTGGCGCGCGCGCTCGCCGTGCTGCTGCACAAGATCTGGGTCGATGGCACCACCTTCCGGTTTGGCGCCGGCGGCAAGCGCGGCCGGGTCGCTGCGGTGATGTAA
- a CDS encoding CopG family transcriptional regulator — MRDRMNVYFPPELLKQISELADRKKLSRSAIVEAAVASFLSPDGADRREAAFTRRLDRLSRQMQRLERDVGLTAETLALFIRFWLTITPPLPNEVQAVAQAKGRERFEGFVEALGRRLQKGQSFLREIPEDIRHQEPAEDA, encoded by the coding sequence ATGCGCGACAGGATGAACGTTTACTTTCCGCCAGAGCTTCTGAAACAGATCTCGGAGCTCGCCGATCGCAAGAAGCTTTCACGGTCTGCCATCGTGGAAGCGGCTGTCGCATCGTTCCTGTCACCGGACGGAGCGGATAGACGGGAGGCAGCATTCACCCGTCGCCTGGACCGGCTATCGCGCCAGATGCAGAGGCTGGAGCGTGACGTCGGTCTGACGGCTGAGACCTTGGCCCTTTTCATACGGTTCTGGCTGACGATCACGCCGCCATTACCCAATGAAGTCCAGGCGGTCGCGCAGGCAAAAGGTCGGGAGCGCTTTGAAGGATTTGTCGAGGCGCTCGGGCGCCGTTTGCAAAAGGGACAGAGCTTCCTGCGCGAGATTCCAGAAGATATCCGCCATCAGGAACCGGCCGAAGATGCTTAA
- a CDS encoding S26 family signal peptidase, translating into MTGRLMMLAVTTGVAAALIATIVLEPLPLYIWNVSASVPIGLYRVRPADQFQVTELVAVQPPEPLATFLDFNGYLPIGVPMLKRVLALPGQSVCRTGLTISVDDIAVGEAKDRDGRGRPLPRWQGCRVVGDGELFLMNWQSDDSLDGRYFGFLPASAVIGRAMPVWTWDE; encoded by the coding sequence ATGACGGGCCGCCTAATGATGCTGGCTGTGACGACTGGGGTCGCTGCTGCGCTCATCGCGACGATCGTCCTGGAGCCGCTTCCGCTTTACATCTGGAACGTATCCGCAAGCGTGCCGATCGGTCTCTACCGCGTGCGACCGGCGGACCAATTTCAAGTCACTGAATTGGTCGCCGTGCAGCCGCCGGAACCGCTCGCGACATTCCTCGACTTTAACGGCTATTTGCCCATTGGCGTCCCGATGCTGAAACGCGTGCTCGCCCTTCCGGGGCAGAGTGTTTGCAGAACCGGCCTCACGATTTCGGTCGACGACATAGCAGTCGGCGAGGCAAAGGATCGCGACGGACGCGGCAGGCCGCTGCCGAGATGGCAGGGCTGCCGCGTCGTCGGAGACGGCGAGCTGTTTCTGATGAATTGGCAGTCTGACGATTCTCTTGATGGCCGGTATTTTGGATTCTTGCCGGCGTCGGCGGTGATCGGCCGTGCGATGCCGGTGTGGACGTGGGACGAGTGA
- a CDS encoding helix-turn-helix transcriptional regulator → MPDPMAGLPPRFLRTPEAARYLGLSGRTLEKHRTYGTGPTYRKIGGRVVYAVDDLKAWADRGVKTSTSDPGKGTVLPAKKHPALRPYAGQERR, encoded by the coding sequence ATGCCCGATCCGATGGCCGGTCTTCCCCCGCGATTCCTGCGTACACCTGAGGCCGCGCGCTATCTTGGCCTGTCCGGTCGCACGCTCGAGAAACATCGCACGTACGGTACTGGACCGACGTATCGGAAGATCGGCGGACGTGTTGTCTACGCCGTCGATGACCTGAAAGCGTGGGCCGACCGCGGCGTCAAGACATCGACGTCCGACCCCGGAAAGGGGACCGTGCTGCCGGCCAAGAAGCATCCCGCGCTGCGCCCGTATGCGGGTCAAGAACGCCGCTGA
- a CDS encoding helix-turn-helix domain-containing protein has product MDLKEIMAVNLRRKRHDLQMTQEELAERAGLSARYVGAIERGDVSASVTVLGQIAEALGVEPGDLLKKAPRLSKS; this is encoded by the coding sequence ATGGATCTCAAAGAGATCATGGCTGTGAATCTGCGTCGGAAACGCCACGATCTACAAATGACGCAGGAGGAGCTGGCCGAGCGCGCGGGTTTAAGCGCCCGTTACGTCGGCGCCATCGAGCGCGGCGATGTATCAGCAAGCGTCACCGTGCTCGGACAAATTGCTGAAGCATTGGGGGTCGAACCGGGGGACCTGCTCAAAAAGGCTCCGCGGCTTAGCAAATCGTAA
- a CDS encoding IS110 family transposase yields MSQKLNAAIAVIGIDIGKNSFHIVGQDHRGAIVLRQKWSRGQVETRLANLPPCLIGMEACVGAHHLSRKLQVLGHDARLMPAKYVRPYSKGQKNDFRDAEAIAEAVQRPTMKFVATKTADQLDLQALHRVRDRLVGQRTGAINQIRAFLLERGIAVRQGPHSLRFELPGILATRTDVLSPRMLPIIEGLAEDWRRLDERIEGLSGEIETLARQDRACQRLMTVPGIGPIISSAMVAAIGTGDVFSKGRDFGAWLGLVPKQISTGDRTILGSISRRGNRYLRALFVQAAWVVLVKVKCWERYGLNSWIEAAKKRLHHNVLAIALANKLARIAWAVLNKGRAFACVKMEETVSRPA; encoded by the coding sequence ATGTCTCAGAAACTCAACGCGGCGATCGCCGTGATCGGCATCGACATCGGCAAAAACTCGTTCCACATCGTGGGTCAGGATCACCGCGGTGCCATCGTGCTGCGGCAGAAGTGGTCGCGCGGCCAGGTGGAAACGCGGCTCGCCAACCTGCCGCCGTGCTTGATCGGTATGGAGGCCTGCGTAGGCGCCCATCATCTCAGCCGCAAACTCCAAGTACTTGGCCACGACGCCCGCCTGATGCCAGCGAAATACGTGCGCCCGTATTCGAAGGGACAGAAGAATGACTTCCGAGATGCGGAAGCCATCGCCGAGGCTGTCCAACGCCCGACCATGAAGTTCGTCGCGACCAAGACCGCCGATCAGCTCGACCTTCAGGCACTGCACCGCGTCCGCGATCGATTGGTCGGTCAGCGTACCGGCGCGATCAATCAGATCCGTGCGTTCCTGCTGGAACGGGGCATCGCCGTGCGGCAAGGCCCGCATTCCCTGCGGTTCGAGTTGCCAGGTATCTTGGCAACACGCACTGATGTGCTCTCGCCTCGCATGTTGCCCATCATCGAGGGTCTGGCGGAAGACTGGCGCCGGCTGGATGAGCGTATCGAGGGTCTATCTGGCGAGATCGAAACACTAGCCCGTCAAGATAGGGCCTGCCAGCGACTGATGACGGTGCCTGGCATTGGCCCAATCATCTCGAGCGCAATGGTGGCTGCGATCGGCACCGGAGACGTGTTCTCGAAAGGCCGCGACTTCGGCGCCTGGCTTGGACTTGTTCCGAAGCAGATATCGACCGGCGACCGCACGATCCTCGGCAGTATATCAAGGCGCGGTAATCGCTACCTGCGCGCGCTGTTCGTGCAAGCCGCGTGGGTTGTTCTGGTAAAGGTCAAGTGCTGGGAGCGCTATGGCCTCAACTCTTGGATCGAAGCCGCCAAGAAGCGATTGCACCACAACGTGCTGGCGATTGCGCTCGCCAACAAGCTCGCCCGGATCGCCTGGGCGGTCCTCAACAAGGGACGCGCCTTCGCGTGCGTCAAGATGGAGGAGACGGTGTCCCGACCTGCTTGA
- a CDS encoding MFS transporter: MQISTAWRRIARVFLPFVAGYYLSYLFRTINALMASHLSSDTGVGAADLGLLTAVYFLVFAVAQIPIGILLDRFGPRRVQSILLLLAAAGAGLFAISTDFLSLLIARAMIGLGVAAALTAGLKSIVLWFPRERVALLNGYMVMLGSLGAVTATVPLEYLLAWMGWRQLFEVLAAATGATAILIYTVVPERGIVPSTARVTLSSVFSDRRFWRMAPLSATCIGSSWSLQGLWASPWLIDVEGFDRDSLVRQLFIMSIVLSGGAWLFGMAVHYTKRRGIGAEAILAMVAVLFIAAELALILRAPLPSIWPWSVVAIVGTATVVSFAVIADYFPPELAGRANGALNVLHFGWAFLAQYVTGLILEQWSANDGHRPVQAYQVAFGLNVALQIATFVLFALPWCRSIVSWTSSILFFKPADVSYGVESIGLYEDSVILLPADDDAEW, from the coding sequence ATGCAAATCTCAACAGCATGGCGTCGAATCGCGCGCGTTTTTCTCCCTTTTGTAGCTGGGTACTATCTCTCTTATCTGTTCCGAACGATCAATGCCTTGATGGCTAGCCATCTCAGCTCGGATACTGGGGTTGGGGCTGCCGATCTCGGGTTGCTTACGGCAGTGTATTTTCTTGTTTTCGCGGTCGCTCAGATACCCATCGGTATATTGTTGGATCGCTTTGGTCCGCGTCGCGTCCAGAGCATTCTGCTCTTGCTTGCCGCAGCAGGCGCCGGCCTCTTCGCGATATCGACTGACTTCCTCTCGCTTTTGATCGCGCGTGCAATGATCGGGCTTGGCGTGGCCGCGGCGTTGACCGCAGGGCTGAAGTCGATCGTCCTTTGGTTCCCCAGGGAGCGTGTCGCCTTGCTTAACGGCTACATGGTCATGCTGGGATCGTTAGGAGCGGTGACTGCCACGGTCCCCCTCGAATACCTGCTCGCCTGGATGGGCTGGCGGCAACTCTTTGAGGTCCTGGCGGCCGCTACCGGTGCGACGGCCATTCTCATCTATACCGTCGTGCCTGAGCGAGGCATTGTCCCATCAACGGCGCGCGTCACTCTTAGCTCCGTTTTCAGCGATCGAAGGTTCTGGCGAATGGCCCCGTTATCGGCGACTTGCATTGGATCATCCTGGTCCCTGCAGGGTTTGTGGGCGTCGCCGTGGTTGATAGACGTAGAGGGGTTTGATCGCGACAGTCTGGTCCGACAGCTGTTCATAATGTCGATCGTATTGAGCGGTGGTGCCTGGTTGTTCGGTATGGCGGTCCACTACACCAAACGAAGAGGAATCGGGGCGGAGGCGATATTGGCCATGGTAGCAGTGCTGTTCATCGCAGCGGAGTTAGCCTTGATCCTGCGAGCGCCTCTGCCGTCCATTTGGCCCTGGTCTGTTGTCGCAATTGTCGGAACAGCAACCGTGGTCAGCTTCGCGGTCATAGCGGATTACTTTCCGCCGGAGCTGGCCGGTCGCGCCAACGGCGCCTTGAACGTCTTGCACTTTGGTTGGGCGTTTCTGGCACAATACGTGACAGGTCTTATCCTGGAGCAATGGTCTGCGAATGATGGCCATAGGCCCGTCCAGGCCTATCAAGTCGCGTTCGGTCTCAACGTGGCACTGCAGATCGCGACGTTTGTCTTGTTCGCGCTGCCCTGGTGCCGATCCATCGTTTCATGGACGAGTTCAATCCTCTTCTTCAAGCCGGCTGATGTTTCCTACGGTGTCGAGTCAATTGGGTTATATGAGGATTCGGTCATCCTTCTGCCCGCGGATGACGATGCGGAGTGGTGA
- a CDS encoding DUF2840 domain-containing protein has protein sequence MSDLTEVEVLWLEKRIENRVRFGRIVEERKLDRHRRVLSFAPGSTFAFVRWTSNDFGTAISRIDILRAIAPRQRCSTVPYVTPGGEILLRLSGWPKVERVLQMIDAVEALGIDPADVAPDHWHHVHNRLSVNENPRPYTKARHQAWLHRQKVMR, from the coding sequence ATGAGTGATCTCACGGAAGTGGAAGTGTTGTGGCTCGAGAAGCGCATCGAAAACCGCGTTCGGTTCGGTCGCATCGTCGAGGAACGGAAGCTTGATCGCCATCGGCGTGTCCTGTCATTCGCGCCGGGTAGCACCTTTGCCTTCGTCCGTTGGACCTCGAACGACTTCGGCACGGCCATTTCGCGGATCGACATTTTGCGCGCAATCGCTCCGCGACAGCGCTGCTCGACCGTCCCTTATGTGACACCCGGCGGGGAGATTTTGCTGCGCCTGTCTGGCTGGCCGAAGGTCGAGCGAGTGCTGCAAATGATCGATGCCGTTGAGGCACTCGGCATCGATCCAGCTGATGTCGCGCCTGATCATTGGCATCACGTTCATAACCGTCTTTCCGTCAACGAAAACCCGCGCCCATATACAAAAGCGCGCCATCAGGCCTGGCTTCATCGCCAAAAGGTGATGCGATGA
- a CDS encoding DUF2285 domain-containing protein, with protein sequence MRRAADGWHAVLRIGSADHRVWSKGPPVLGASYAADLPFDGDFGARAYAARRLWRAMNGRAPGPAFHQLSKHRRERLSAAIRALDAHSAGGSYRTIAEALFGKKRIPDRAWKTHDLRNRTIRLVQGGLALMRGGYRKLLRPGRKDQ encoded by the coding sequence GTGCGCCGCGCCGCCGACGGCTGGCACGCCGTGCTGCGCATCGGTTCGGCGGACCACCGTGTCTGGTCCAAGGGCCCGCCGGTGCTCGGCGCGTCATATGCAGCCGACTTGCCGTTCGACGGCGATTTCGGCGCGCGTGCCTATGCAGCCCGGCGGCTGTGGCGCGCGATGAATGGACGCGCGCCGGGGCCTGCATTTCATCAACTATCGAAACATCGACGCGAACGCTTGAGCGCAGCGATCCGTGCGCTTGATGCTCACAGCGCCGGCGGTAGCTATCGCACGATCGCCGAGGCGCTGTTCGGCAAAAAGCGCATCCCCGATCGCGCCTGGAAGACGCATGATCTGCGCAATCGAACAATCCGCTTGGTGCAGGGCGGCCTCGCGTTGATGCGTGGTGGTTACCGGAAACTCCTGCGTCCCGGGCGCAAAGACCAGTAG
- a CDS encoding lytic transglycosylase domain-containing protein, which yields MRIRCVLPVIPLFDRLRDHSSASIDVCKAGASPIACWGQLGTRACAVVPLMLLLTACGSVALAQSGSTAQPGISRSAHSFAGFINEASQRFAIAPNWIRSVQSIESAGDVHARSPKGAMGLMQIMPATWAELRERYHFGNDPYDPHDNILAGTAYLRELLDRYGSPGVFAAYNAGPSRYEEHLAGGSLPDETRAYVAKLANLLAIDLPPKWTSSGQSSAAATLFVTRSDLMKTRDQMLALMPSSGVRTAFSASDVSRMVPRPIGVFVPRSDSGVSQ from the coding sequence GTGCGTATTCGATGTGTTCTCCCTGTCATTCCCTTGTTCGATCGATTGCGGGACCATTCCTCCGCCTCGATCGATGTCTGCAAGGCTGGCGCGAGTCCGATCGCATGCTGGGGTCAGTTGGGCACGCGCGCTTGTGCTGTGGTTCCCCTGATGCTTCTTCTGACCGCGTGTGGCAGTGTTGCTTTGGCCCAGAGCGGATCAACCGCCCAGCCGGGGATCAGCCGGAGTGCTCACTCATTTGCCGGCTTCATCAATGAAGCCTCACAACGCTTTGCGATCGCGCCGAACTGGATCCGATCAGTCCAAAGCATCGAGAGTGCTGGTGACGTGCACGCCAGATCGCCAAAAGGCGCAATGGGCCTGATGCAAATCATGCCGGCGACCTGGGCGGAACTTCGAGAGCGCTACCATTTCGGGAACGACCCCTACGACCCGCACGACAACATTCTGGCCGGCACGGCCTATCTGCGCGAATTGCTCGATCGGTATGGCTCGCCTGGCGTGTTTGCCGCGTACAACGCGGGACCATCTCGCTATGAAGAGCATCTCGCAGGCGGCTCTCTGCCTGACGAGACGCGAGCATACGTCGCAAAGCTTGCAAATCTGCTTGCCATCGACCTGCCGCCGAAATGGACTTCCAGCGGACAGTCATCAGCAGCTGCGACGCTATTCGTCACGCGATCCGATCTCATGAAAACGCGCGATCAGATGCTGGCGCTCATGCCGTCGAGCGGTGTCAGGACCGCATTCTCGGCTTCCGATGTTTCGCGCATGGTTCCCCGGCCTATTGGCGTGTTCGTCCCTCGATCGGATTCGGGAGTATCGCAATGA
- a CDS encoding replication initiator protein A yields the protein MRRKHHSERDQLELFRALPGDLAPRDAQDLMAYPFFSLAKTKRTVPIDFRAGAVAIRVEAVPEHGMATIWDADVLIWAASQIVEARDAGLKTSRLMAATPYEILTFVGRGTSARDYDRLKAGLDRLQSTTVLTSIRQPMERRRHRFSWINEWKETADANGRPFGLELILPDWFYAGVIDEALVLTIDRAYFDLTGGLERWLYRLVRKHGGRQDVGWSFDLLHLHAKSGILSPLKHFAYDVRQIVQRQTLPGYQLVLTRDPDGTERLNFTPTPVDPLTARLRRRGLIPNSEDNL from the coding sequence ATGCGGCGCAAGCACCATTCCGAGCGCGACCAGCTTGAGCTCTTTCGGGCGCTGCCCGGTGATCTCGCGCCCCGCGATGCGCAGGATCTGATGGCATATCCGTTCTTTTCGTTGGCAAAGACCAAACGCACTGTGCCGATCGATTTCCGTGCCGGAGCGGTCGCAATTCGTGTCGAAGCCGTGCCTGAGCACGGCATGGCGACCATCTGGGATGCAGACGTTCTGATCTGGGCTGCGTCCCAGATCGTCGAAGCCCGTGACGCCGGCTTGAAGACGTCGCGCCTGATGGCAGCAACGCCATACGAGATTTTGACGTTCGTCGGCCGCGGCACCAGCGCGCGCGACTATGACCGGCTGAAGGCTGGTCTCGATAGACTTCAGTCAACGACCGTGCTGACGTCGATCCGCCAGCCGATGGAACGTCGACGGCATCGCTTCTCCTGGATCAACGAGTGGAAGGAAACGGCCGATGCAAATGGCCGTCCATTTGGGCTCGAGCTGATCCTGCCTGATTGGTTCTACGCCGGCGTCATCGATGAAGCGCTCGTGCTGACGATCGATCGCGCTTATTTCGATCTGACGGGCGGGCTCGAGCGCTGGCTTTATCGCCTCGTGCGCAAGCATGGTGGACGCCAGGATGTCGGCTGGAGTTTTGATCTTCTGCACCTCCATGCCAAGTCCGGCATCCTCTCGCCACTCAAGCATTTTGCTTACGACGTTCGTCAGATCGTCCAGCGCCAGACCTTGCCCGGCTATCAGCTCGTGCTCACGCGCGATCCAGATGGCACCGAGCGGCTGAACTTCACGCCTACGCCTGTCGATCCCTTAACGGCCCGCTTGCGCCGCCGCGGTCTCATTCCAAATTCGGAGGACAACCTGTGA